The Campylobacter concisus genome has a window encoding:
- a CDS encoding ATPase, T2SS/T4P/T4SS family, with translation MSTMGLDKSAMLDGYVKKYFGKYLDDESINEIAYNGGNLIWTEDIIGNWSSHESELNFNAAQSFANACAAYKNDKIERQKPILSCILSTGERVQIVIPNATKENHISITIRKPSKVRYTIDDYINNGSIDAKMANELKIAIENGKNIIICGETGSGKTTFMKTLIDFIPLDERIITIEDVEEIKFWDHKNFVQLFYPSEAKSDSLVNATTLLKSCLRMKPSRILLAEVRGGETYDFLNVISSGHNGSMTSCHAGSVKSAIDRLVMMSMQNTQAQVLGKDMLLDIVSNTIDYIVVFKRLGKKRQVTEYLANGEYFIRNNEGNAFVESSLRNAKQ, from the coding sequence GAGCACAATGGGATTAGACAAATCTGCTATGCTAGATGGCTACGTCAAAAAGTATTTTGGCAAGTATCTAGATGATGAAAGTATAAATGAAATAGCTTACAACGGCGGAAATCTAATTTGGACTGAAGATATAATCGGTAATTGGTCTAGTCACGAAAGTGAATTAAACTTTAATGCTGCCCAATCTTTTGCTAATGCATGTGCCGCTTATAAAAACGATAAGATAGAAAGACAAAAACCTATTTTATCATGCATTCTCTCAACTGGAGAGAGAGTGCAAATAGTTATACCAAATGCTACAAAAGAAAATCATATATCAATCACCATTAGAAAACCTAGTAAGGTTCGTTATACGATAGATGACTACATTAATAATGGTTCAATAGATGCAAAAATGGCAAATGAACTAAAAATAGCTATCGAAAATGGCAAGAATATTATTATTTGTGGTGAAACTGGTAGCGGAAAAACTACTTTTATGAAAACACTTATCGATTTTATACCATTAGATGAAAGAATTATTACTATAGAAGATGTTGAGGAAATTAAATTTTGGGATCATAAAAATTTTGTTCAACTCTTTTATCCAAGTGAGGCAAAAAGCGATAGTCTAGTAAATGCCACAACTCTCTTAAAGAGCTGCTTGAGAATGAAACCCAGCAGAATTCTACTAGCAGAAGTTAGGGGTGGTGAAACATATGATTTTTTAAATGTGATTTCAAGTGGTCATAATGGCAGTATGACAAGTTGTCATGCTGGTAGTGTTAAGTCAGCCATAGATCGTCTTGTAATGATGAGCATGCAAAATACTCAAGCCCAAGTTCTAGGTAAAGATATGTTGCTTGATATTGTTTCAAATACAATTGACTACATCGTAGTTTTTAAGCGTCTTGGCAAGAAACGTCAAGTTACAGAATACTTGGCTAATGGCGAATATTTCATAAGAAATAATGAAGGTAATGCTTTTGTTGAGTCTAGCTTAAGGAACGCTAAGCAATGA